GCTCGGAGTTGGGCCACGGGATGTGCCAGAACGTGATCACGGTCGCCTGCGGGAGGCGCTCGCGGATGAGCGCCGGCAGCAGCGCGAAGTGGTAGTCCTGGACGAGGATGATCGGGTCGTCGGAATCCACCTCGGCCGAGACCGCGTCGGCGAACCTCGCGTTGACCGCCTGGTACTGGCGCCAGTCGTCGTCGCGAAAGACCGGGCGGGTGTGCGCGATGTGGCAGAGGGGCCAGAGCCCCTCGTTCGCGAACCCGTAGTAGTAGCCGGCTTCCTCCTCCTTCGTCAGCCACCGGCGGCGCAGGACGTACGACTCCTCCCCCGGGGGGACGCGCACGCGCGCCTTGCCGTCCACGACGTCGCGGTCGGCCGATCCGCTGCCGTGGGCGATCCAGACGCCCGAACACGCGCGCATCACCGGCTCGAGGGCGGTGACCAGGCCGCTGGCCGGGTGCGCCACGCGGACGCTGCCGTCGATCTCGCGCTCGTGGATGTACGGCTCGCGGTTCGCGACGATCACGATGCGCTCGCCGTGGAGGTAGCGGCTCAGCGTGTTCTTGAGCCGCTGGGGCGTCCAGAGGCCGCCCATCCCGTCGGTCTCGCGCTCGGACGCCAGGCGATCGACCAGGTCGCGCACGTCGCGCAGGAACGGGACGAACTCGGCGTGCGGTTCCTCGCCCTTGAGGAGGCGCCGGAGCTGGTCGCTCCAGCCGCGCCACGACAGCCGGGCCGCGACCACGGTGACCACCGACGCCGCCAGGGACAGGAAGGCGAACGCGAGCAGCAGGAACTTGCGCGCGGTGGCCTCTCGGCGGCCGACGAAGCTCATGTCGTGGACGAGGACGACGAAGCCCAGCGCGCGGTCGCCGTCGGCCACCGGGATCGCGGTGGCGTGCACGTTGCCGCCCGCGACGCTGATCTCGGACGCCCACGTCTCCCACTCGGCCGCGGGCGACCAGGCGTACGGACGCACGTGCGGACCGGCCACGGCGCAGGGGACGTAGCCCGGGTAGGTGCCGGCCTGCGCGAGCTGGGCGAGGTCGGCGACGCAGGCGAACGCCGCCATGATGCGCTCGTCGCGCGTCAGCGTGAACAGGATCTCGCGCAGGTGCTCGCGGCCCCAGCTCTGGACCAGCGCTTCGCGCGCGCCCGCCACAGCCAGGGACGAGCGCAGGCGGATGTCGCGATCGAACCACTCCGACGTGGTGCGCTGCACGAGGGCCAGGGCGCCCCAGGTGAGCAGCGCCAGCCCCGCCACCACGGCGGCGATGAACCGTATGGCGCGCATGACGGCCCCATCTAATCACGGATCGCCTTGACCTCTCAACCGCATCTGGTATGGTGCTGACCATGCGCCTCCAGGATCTCGGCCTCATCGGGAACTGCCAGTTCGCGGCGCTGGTCGAGCGCTCCGGCGCCATCGCCTGGTGCTGCCTGCCGCGCTTCGACTCGGAGCCCGTCTTCTCGACGCTGCTCGACGCGCGGAACGGCGGGTCGTTCCTGGTCGGGCCGGCCGGCGGCGAGCCGGGCACGCAGCGCTACATCGAGAACACCAACGTCCTCGAGACGGTGTTCGAGACACCCTCCGGATCGTTCCGCGTCCGCGACTTCGCGGCGCGCTTCGTCCAGTACGACCGCCCGTTCCGCCCGACGCAGATCTTCCGCATCGTCGAGCCGCTCGGTGGCACGCCCCGGATCCGCGTCCTGTGCGACCCGCGGCTCGGCTGGTCCAGGCAGGCGCCGGCGCAGACGTTCGGGTCGAACCACGTGCGGTACGAGGGGTTCCCGACCCAGGTGCGGCTGACCTCCGACATCCCGATCTCGTACCTGTCGGGCAAGCCGTTCGCGCTGACCGAGCGCCGCCACCTCGTCCTGACGTGGGGCGCCCCCATCGAGGAGCCGCTCGGCCCGCTGTGCTCGCGGTTCCTGCAGCAGACGCTCCAGTACTGGCAGCGCTGGGTCAAGGAATGCGACGTGCCCCCGCTGTTCCAGCACGAGGTCATCCGCTCGGCGCTCGCGCTCAAGCTCCACTGCTTCGAGGACACGGGCGCCATCGTCGCGTCCACCACCACGTCCATCCCCGAGGCTCCCGGGAGCGGCCGGAACTGGGACTACCGCTACTGCTGGCTGCGCGACGCCTACTACGCGCTGTCGGCCTTCCGCCTGCTGGGGCACTTCGACGAGCGCGAGCAGTTCGTGCGCTACCTGATCAACGTGGCCAGCTCGACGCCGGACCTCGACCTGGCGCCGCTCTACCGGATCGACGCCGAGGCCGACCTCGACGAGACGGTCCTGCCCGACTGGCCCGGCTACGAGAACAGCGGCCCCGTGCGCGTGGGCAACGCCGCCGCGCGGCAGCGGCAGAACGACGTCTTCGGCGAGATGGTGCTGGCGCTCTCGCCGATCTACCTCGACGAGCGGTTCGCGGCCGAGCGGTCGCCCGCCACGCTCGACCTGCTGCGGCGCCTCACGCACAAGGCCATCGCGGTGGCCGGCACGCCGGACGCGGGCATCTGGGAGCTGAGGGCGGCGCCGCGGGTGCAGACGTTCTCGAGCCTGATGTGCTGGGCCGCCGCGGAGCGGATGGCCAACGTCGCACGCACCTGCTGCCGCGACCACGAGCCCGACCTGCGCGCCGCGGCCGCCAGGATCCACCACGACATCCTCGCCAACGCCTGGAGCGAGCGGAAGGGAAGCCTGGCCGCCTCCTACGGCGGGACGGACCTCGACGCCTCGCTGCTGCAGGCCGTCAGCCTGCGGCTCCTGCCCGCCGACGACGTGCGGCTGCACAAGACGGTGGACGCGGTGCAGCGCGAGCTGTCGCAGGGCGGCTGGCTCATGCGCTACCGGACCGACGACGGGCTGGGCGAGACCACCGTGGCGTTCGTGCTGTGCACCTTCTGGCTGGTGGAGGCGCTGGCCGCGCTCGGGCGCGCCGCGGAGGCCCGGGCCCTGATGCAGAAGACGCTCGCGGCGCTCTCGCCGCTGGGCCTGCTCTCGGAGGACTACGCGGTGGCGGAGGATCGCCTGTGGGGCAACTTCCCGCAGGCGTACTCGCACGTGGGACTCATCCACGCGGCCTTCGCGGCGTCGCCGAGGTGGTCCGACGTGCTGTGAGGAGGCGCCACACGGCGCACCAAGGGGCCACCGCAAAGGACACGACGATCACGAAGACGGTGCCACGCGTGTCGGTGCGGCGGTCTTCGGCGCGGCGGGCGAAGACCGCCTCGGTGCGGGGAGTGGGTCACGGGTGACGCACCTTTGTGAGCTTTGAGATCCCAG
The window above is part of the Candidatus Fermentibacter sp. genome. Proteins encoded here:
- a CDS encoding glycoside hydrolase family 15 protein, with the protein product MVLTMRLQDLGLIGNCQFAALVERSGAIAWCCLPRFDSEPVFSTLLDARNGGSFLVGPAGGEPGTQRYIENTNVLETVFETPSGSFRVRDFAARFVQYDRPFRPTQIFRIVEPLGGTPRIRVLCDPRLGWSRQAPAQTFGSNHVRYEGFPTQVRLTSDIPISYLSGKPFALTERRHLVLTWGAPIEEPLGPLCSRFLQQTLQYWQRWVKECDVPPLFQHEVIRSALALKLHCFEDTGAIVASTTTSIPEAPGSGRNWDYRYCWLRDAYYALSAFRLLGHFDEREQFVRYLINVASSTPDLDLAPLYRIDAEADLDETVLPDWPGYENSGPVRVGNAAARQRQNDVFGEMVLALSPIYLDERFAAERSPATLDLLRRLTHKAIAVAGTPDAGIWELRAAPRVQTFSSLMCWAAAERMANVARTCCRDHEPDLRAAAARIHHDILANAWSERKGSLAASYGGTDLDASLLQAVSLRLLPADDVRLHKTVDAVQRELSQGGWLMRYRTDDGLGETTVAFVLCTFWLVEALAALGRAAEARALMQKTLAALSPLGLLSEDYAVAEDRLWGNFPQAYSHVGLIHAAFAASPRWSDVL
- a CDS encoding trehalose-6-phosphate synthase; the protein is MRAIRFIAAVVAGLALLTWGALALVQRTTSEWFDRDIRLRSSLAVAGAREALVQSWGREHLREILFTLTRDERIMAAFACVADLAQLAQAGTYPGYVPCAVAGPHVRPYAWSPAAEWETWASEISVAGGNVHATAIPVADGDRALGFVVLVHDMSFVGRREATARKFLLLAFAFLSLAASVVTVVAARLSWRGWSDQLRRLLKGEEPHAEFVPFLRDVRDLVDRLASERETDGMGGLWTPQRLKNTLSRYLHGERIVIVANREPYIHEREIDGSVRVAHPASGLVTALEPVMRACSGVWIAHGSGSADRDVVDGKARVRVPPGEESYVLRRRWLTKEEEAGYYYGFANEGLWPLCHIAHTRPVFRDDDWRQYQAVNARFADAVSAEVDSDDPIILVQDYHFALLPALIRERLPQATVITFWHIPWPNSELFGICPWRDELLTGLLGSSILGFHTQYHCNNFLDTVDRFLESRIDHDVNAVVHKGRTTLVRPYPISVEWPSAWTQAAPSVADCRAAVFAELGLREGALLGVGVDRLDYTKGIEERLLAVERLLERRPDLQGRFTFVQLAAPSRTIIPRYAELNRRVQEIAARINERFSSDGYRPGGGGRGPPPPPPRNVSRSP